Proteins encoded within one genomic window of Panicum virgatum strain AP13 chromosome 1N, P.virgatum_v5, whole genome shotgun sequence:
- the LOC120656589 gene encoding RNA polymerase II C-terminal domain phosphatase-like 1 isoform X1 has protein sequence MFKSMVYYGNTSIGEVEVWPKGEASAGLAVAAWAREIRVDRLSPPSERCPPLAVMHTVAVDARCLVMESRPPAGTDVAPLPLVAMHAACLRDNKTAVVPLGDEELHLVAMTSRRNLTNHACFWGYRLPFGLYNSCLTMLNLRCLGIVFDLDETLIVANTSRSFEDRIDALQRKLNNETDPQRRNGMLSEVKRYQDDKSILKQYIEGDQVCDDGKVYKAQPEVVPPLSDNQQPMTRPIIRLQDKNIILTRINPLIRDTSVLVRLRPAWVDLRSYLIARGRKRFEVYVCTMAERDYALEMWRLLDPDSRLINSVQLHDRMVCVKSGLKKSLLNVFHDGSCHPGMALVIDDRLKVWDEKDQSRVHVVPAFTPYYAPQAEANCSIPVLCVARNVACNVRGSFFKDFDEGLLPRISNISYEDENDISSAPDVGNYLIAEDENVAAVNGNRDALPFDGMADAEVERRMKEASGNSQAFHPTVASFVMPMAPAQNLVSSSVAPVAPPLGMTPPPFNQPVVQPGFSDPLQGSPAREEGEVPESELDPDTRRRLLILQHGQDTRDPTPPLPAIPPVQVPVPPVQPHGNWFPTEDGINPSNLNRGSAGFTVQSDSMFYEKKQPPHPSFFHGGDSPMSSDRFSYQNQRFSSQLPHTEDHNMLQNHGPPKYIAFSGEELSARHVPSRRNNQLESGRHFAQYAGTSAGILEGITLKCGSKVEYRSTLCDTPELQFSIEVWIVGEKIGEGIGRTRREAQGQAAEMSLRNLAHKYLSSDPNKMTDLKENGFGSNRNYFGYSGNTRDDMLPVSSTSEESRFMKMEDNNSQKTGGSVAALKELCTIEGYNLNFQARPSPPDGSLGKESYAQVEVGGQILGKGVALTWEEAKIQAADEAIVTLRSMLGQLGHKRSGSPRSLAPNFNKRFKPDFPRVQRVPYGTYSRIEGHVP, from the exons ATGTTCAAGTCGATGGTTTATTACGGGAACACCTCAATCGGAGAGGTGGAGGTGTGGCCGAAGGGCGAGGCGAGCGCCGGCTTGGCCGTGGCGGCGTGGGCACGAGAAATCCGCGTTGACCGCCTTTCCCCGCCCAGCGAGCGATGCCCTCCGCTCGCCGTCATGCACACGGTGGCCGTCGACGCCCGATGCCTCGTCATGGAGTCCAGGCCGCCCGCCGGCACCGACGTGGCGCCACTGCCGCTCGTTGCCATGCACGCCGCTTGCCTCAGGGACAACAAG ACCGCAGTTGTTCCTCTAGGAGATGAAGAATTGCATTTAGTTGCGATGACGTCGAGAAGAAACTTGACAAATCATGCATGTTTCTGGGGCTATAGATTGCCATTTGGCTTGTAcaattcttgcttgaccatgtTAAATCTTCGATGCCTGGGTATTGTGTTTGACCTCGATGAGACATTGATTGTTGCCAATACATCACGGTCTTTTGAGGACAGAATTGATGCTCTTCAAAGAAAGCTGAATAATGAGACAGACCCACAGCGTAGAAATGGTATGCTATCAGAGGTCAAGAGGTACCAAGATGATAAGTCCATCCTAAAGCAATATATAGAAGGTGATCAGGTCTGTGATGATGGAAAGGTGTATAAAGCGCAACCTGAGGTTGTTCCACCATTGTCTGATAACCAGCAACCAATGACACGTCCAATTATAAGATTACAAGATAAAAACATTATCTTGACAAGAATAAATCCTCTG ATAAGGGATACGAGTGTTCTCGTCCGTTTAAGGCCAGCCTGGGTGGATCTTCGCAGTTACTTAATTGCGAGAGGGCGCAAGCGTTTTGAGGTCTATGTGTGTACGATGGCAGAGAGAGATTATGCTTTAGAAATGTGGAGATTGCTTGATCCAGATTCAAGATTGATTAATTCTGTTCAACTTCATGATCGAATGGTGTGTGTAAAATCTG GTTTGAAAAAGTCCTTGTTGAATGTTTTCCATGATGGTTCTTGCCATCCTGGAATGGCATTAGTAATTGATGATCGCCTAAAAGTTTGGGATGAGAAAGATCAATCTAGAGTTCATGTGGTTCCAGCATTCACTCCATATTATGCTCCTCAAGCAGAG GCAAATTGTTCCATACCAGTTCTGTGTGTTGCCAGAAATGTTGCATGCAATGTTAGGGGTAGTTTCTTCAA AGACTTCGATGAAGGCCTCTTGCCAAGGATTAGTAATATTTCCTATGAGGATGAGAATGATATCTCATCTGCTCCGGATGTTGGCAACTATTTGATAGCAGAG GATGAGAATGTTGCAGCAGTGAACGGAAATAGAGATGCATTGCCTTTTGATGGTATGGCAGATGCTGAGGTCGAGCGGAGGATGAAG GAAGCATCAGGCAATTCTCAAGCATTCCATCCAACAGTGGCGAGCTTTGTCATGCCAATGGCCCCTGCCCAGAATTTAGTTTCGTCTTCAGTCGCACCAGTTGCCCCACCCCTTGGCATGACGCCACCTCCATTCAACCAACCAGTTGTTCAACCAGGTTTTTCAGATCCACTGCAAGGTTCTCCAGCTAGAGAAGAGGGTGAAGTTCCTGAGTCTGAGCTAGATCCGGACACAAGGAGAAGGCTTCTCATATTACAGCATGGTCAAGATACAAGAGATCCTACGCCTCCACTCCCAGCAATACCACCAGTGCAAGTCCCAGTTCCACCAGTGCAACCTCATGGGAATTGGTTTCCCACAGAGGATGGTATTAATCCAAGTAATCTGAATAGAGGTTCAGCAGGTTTCACAGTACAATCTGACTCTATGTTCTATGAGAAAAAGCAGCCACCTCATCCTTCATTCTTTCATGGTGGGGATAGTCCTATGTCCTCTGATAGATTTAGCTATCAGAACCAGAGGTTTTCCAGTCAG CTACCGCATACTGAGGATCACAACATGCTTCAAAACCATGGACCTCCAAAATACATAGCCTTTTCGg GTGAGGAGCTATCAGCTCGGCATGTTCCCTCAAGGAGAAACAACCAGCTAGAATCAGGAAGACACTTTGCACAATATGCAGGGACCTCTGCTGGCATACTAGAGGGAATTACGCTGAAGTGTGGATCCAAG GTCGAGTACAGGTCAACATTATGTGATACTCCAGAGCTACAGTTCTCTATTGAG GTTTGGATTGTTGGGGAAAAGATAGGTGAAGGAATTGGTAGGACAAGGAGAGAAGCACAGGGTCAAGCTGCAGAGATGTCATTAAGAAACTTGGCTC ATAAATACCTGTCATCTGATCCAAATAAGATGACTGATCTGAAAGAAAATGGTTTCGGTAGCAACCGCAACTATTTTGGATACTCTGGAAATACGAGGGATGATATGTTGCCAGTTTCAAGCACTTCTGAGGAATCTCGCTTTATGAAAATGGAGGATAATAACTCCCAAAAAACAGGAGGTTCTGTTGCTGCTCTCAAGGAACTT TGCACGATTGAGGGATATAACTTAAATTTTCAAGCTCGTCCGTCTCCTCCAGATGGCTCACTTGGGAAAGAATCTTATGCTCAGGTAGAAGTTGGCGGACAAATTCTAGGCAAAGGAGTTGCGCTAACATGGGAAGAGGCCAAAATCCAG GCTGCTGATGAGGCTATTGTAACTTTAAGATCCATGCTAGGTCAACTTGGTCATAAACGGTCTGGTTCTCCAAG GTCATTGGCACCCAATTTTAATAAGCGCTTCAAGCCAGATTTTCCAAGGGTGCAGAGGGTTCCTTATGGAACATACTccaggatcgaaggccatgttCCTTGA